Proteins found in one Cygnus atratus isolate AKBS03 ecotype Queensland, Australia unplaced genomic scaffold, CAtr_DNAZoo_HiC_assembly HiC_scaffold_64, whole genome shotgun sequence genomic segment:
- the LOC118261395 gene encoding solute carrier family 22 member 6-A-like isoform X1, which produces MAFADLLEHVGGMGRFQVASVILLAMPILMMASHNLLQNFTAATSDHRCRLRWEANATSLDPQDLLRVSVPRGERCRRFVTPQWWLLEANGSAPNDSWLETEPCHDGWTYDRSVFTSTIITEWDLVCSSRGLKQLAQSVYMAGVLVGSIVFGGLSDRFGRRSLLTWCYLQMGVMGTCSSFAPTFTIYCLFRFLTGMAFSGIVLNSVSLSLEWMPTRMRALVGTFMGYCYTTGQFLLAGIAYAIPDWRWLQLTVSLPFFGFFLYSWWLTESARWMVMAGKSQQALKELQKVARINGRKEEGDKLDIEALKSYMQKETTSSRSHHTVFDLVRTPVVRRISCCLCFVWFSTSFAYYGLAMDLQNFDFNIYLIQLVFGAVDFPAKLGSVLTITFVGRRFTQSLTLILAGLAILANILVPRELRTLRTAMAVFGKGCLAASFNCVFLYTSELYPTVIRQTGMGLGNTMARLGSIMAPLVKMVGEVFPVLPFIIYGAAPVVSGLVAIFLPETRDMALPESVEEVEDRTWTRTRTRTRADEAQQLPLQPTQPDPTLGGTTEPC; this is translated from the exons GCTGGGAGGCCAATGCCACCAGCCTCGACCCCCAGGACCTGCTGCGGGTCTCGGTCCCCCGTGGCGAGCGGTGCCGGCGCTTTGTGACACCGCAGTGGTGGCTTCTGGAGGCCAACGGCTCGGCCCCCAATGACAGCTGGCTGGAGACAGAGCCCTGCCACGACGGCTGGACCTATGACCGCAGCGTCTTCACCAGCACCATCATCACGGAG TGGGATCTGGTGTGCAGCTCCCGGGGCTTGAAGCAGTTGGCCCAATCAGTCTACATGGCCGGCGTCTTGGTGGGCAGCATCGTCTTTGGGGGCCTCTCGGACAG GTTTGGCCGCCGGTCGCTGCTCACCTGGTGCTACCTGCAGATGGGCGTCATGGGGACGTGCTCCTCCTTCGCCCCCACTTTCACCATCTACTGCCTTTTCCGCTTCCTCACGGGCATGGCCTTCTCCGGCATCGTCCTCAACAGCGTCTCGCTCT CCCTGGAGTGGATGCCCACTCGCATGCGGGCACTCGTGGGGACCTTCATGGGTTACTGCTACACCACCGGGCAGTTCCTGCTGGCCGGCATCGCTTACGCCATCCCTGATTGGCGGTGGTTGCAGCTCACTGTGTCGCTGCCCTTCTTTGGCTTCTTCCTGTACTCATG gtgGTTAACAGAGTCAGCTCGCTGGATGGTCATGGCGGGAAAGTCCCAGCAGGCCTTGAAGGAGCTACAGAAAGTGGCCAGGATAAatgggaggaaagaggaaggggacAAACTGGACATAGAA gCCTTGAAGTCCTACATGCAGAAGGAGACGACCTCATCGAGGAGCCACCACACAGTGTTTGACCTGGTCCGGACACCTGTTGTGCGCCGCATCTCTTGCTGCCTCTGCTTCGTGTG GTTCTCCACCAGCTTTGCCTACTACGGGCTGGCCATGGACCTGCAAAACTTTGACTTCAACATCTACTTGATCCAGCTCGTCTTTGGGGCCGTGGACTTCCCGGCCAAGCTGGGCTCCGTCCTCACCATCACCTTCGTAGGGCGACGCTTCACCCAGTCCCTCACCCTCATCCTGGCTGGCTTGGCCATCTTGGCCAACATCTTGGTGCCACGAG AGCTGCGGACGCTCCGGACCGCCATGGCCGTCTTCGGGAAGGGTTGCTTGGCCGCCTCCTTCAACTGCGTCTTCCTCTACACGAGTGAGCTCTACCCCACCGTGATTCG GCAGACGGGCATGGGATTGGGCAACACCATGGCCCGACTGGGCAGCATCATGGCGCCCTTGGTGAAGATGGTGGGTGAGGTCTTCCCCGTGCTGCCCTTCATCATCTACGGGGCAGCCCCCGTGGTGTCGGGACTAGTGGCCATCTTCCTGCCAGAGACGCGGGACATGGCCCTGCCTGAGTCcgtggaggaggtggaggacag GACCTGGACCCGGACCCGGACCCGGACCAGGGCAGACgaagcccagcagctccccctccAACCCACCCAGCCCGACCCTACACTTGGGGGCACCACAGAGCCTTGCTAA